The following are encoded together in the Acetobacter vaccinii genome:
- a CDS encoding 2OG-Fe(II) oxygenase family protein, whose translation MSVSDSPIRPDYEALASATVETDPFLHMVVPHFIPPGELPRLFESLPDIPSGGSFPPTSLRVSPLFGGLLQEMEGQKLRDLIALKLGMDLADAPTMLTVRGRTRDKDGRIHTDSVAKRVTALLYLNPSGPTWQQQEGCLRVLRGPHDIEDYVREVQPVDGTLLVFQNGPTAWHGHRRFVGQRYTIQLNYMTQDGVARSELLRHRLSAVAKKLTLSSNRG comes from the coding sequence ATGAGCGTGTCAGACTCCCCTATCCGGCCGGATTACGAGGCTCTGGCCTCTGCCACTGTGGAGACCGATCCTTTTTTGCACATGGTGGTGCCGCATTTTATCCCACCGGGGGAACTGCCACGCCTGTTTGAAAGCCTGCCGGATATTCCCTCAGGGGGGTCGTTCCCCCCGACATCCCTACGGGTCTCCCCCCTGTTTGGTGGCCTGTTGCAGGAGATGGAGGGCCAGAAACTGCGTGATCTGATTGCCCTCAAACTTGGCATGGACCTGGCAGACGCCCCAACCATGCTGACAGTGCGTGGCCGCACGCGGGATAAGGATGGCCGGATCCATACCGATTCCGTCGCCAAGCGCGTGACGGCGCTGCTGTACCTAAACCCGTCTGGCCCGACATGGCAGCAGCAGGAAGGGTGCCTGCGGGTGCTGCGTGGCCCGCATGATATTGAAGATTACGTGCGCGAGGTGCAGCCCGTGGACGGCACCCTGCTGGTTTTTCAGAACGGTCCGACCGCCTGGCATGGGCACCGGCGTTTTGTGGGGCAGCGTTATACAATCCAGCTTAATTACATGACACAGGACGGCGTTGCCCGCTCGGAACTGCTGCGGCATCGGCTGTCGGCGGTGGCCAAAAAGCTGACCTTGTCCAGCAACCGTGGCTGA
- a CDS encoding M16 family metallopeptidase, with translation MTNRIVSNACRRMSLCAASMAILGATALSPLRAHAQGVEAPTYSALVPAALSSAQVVRAKLANGLRVVIVPDRLAPVVTTEINYLVGSAEAPKGFPGTAHALEHMMFRGSKGLDKDQLAAIGTRLGGSYNADTTEDVTQYFYTAQADDLPVLLKIEALRMNGLTLSEADWQKERGAIEQEVARDLSSPAYRYLEQLQAILFAGTPYEHDALGTRPSFDKTTAADLRAFYKKWYAPNNAILIIAGDVDPVKALQLVQDTFDSIPARTLPARQAVAPVPPPARTLSLTTDYPVGFATLAFPMPGYSAKDFAVADILSDVLSSQRGALYDLVPQGKALFAGFEYAPKKEAGFGLALAAFPKGGDSAKAMQDIRGVLETLRKQGVPADLVEAAKKREIAQLQFAANSVSGLASLWSNALAFQNLSSPGDMVAAYQAVTPEQVNQLAARLLDPAHAVSAVLTPETSGQPVSGKGFGGAESFATAPDKPVALPEWADKALARLEEPKPTPMPATSTLPNGLTLVVWPSHVSHTIQLAGQVRQTPSLQQPKGQDGVSDITEALFSYGTTTHDRLAFQKALDDIPAWESAGSGFSLRVLTPDFEKGVALLAENELHPAFPEKDFAVVRVQSAQAQAGELASPGHLFSRAVKAAILPANDPALREATPQSIMKVSHEDVRHYYQQAWRPDLTTIVVTGDITPEKARAVIEKEFGGWKAEGPTPDITLPAVPLSRASRAVVPDKSSVQDEVVLAETLGLTPAQPDHFLLQLGNEVLGGGLFSSRLYRDLRVKTGYVYSVGSAFEWGRTRGMYSVNFGADPDKVGKARNAALHDIKAMQLAPPSAEELALAKASLLRSIPLQRASLDRIASQYLYLSDLGLPLDNADRAAHAYYGATGAEVQKAFQHWMRPDDLASIVKGPTPTW, from the coding sequence ATGACAAACCGTATCGTCTCCAACGCCTGCAGGCGGATGTCCCTGTGCGCCGCAAGCATGGCCATTCTGGGGGCGACTGCTCTCTCGCCATTGCGCGCCCACGCTCAAGGGGTGGAAGCGCCGACCTATTCCGCCTTGGTACCAGCAGCTCTGAGCAGTGCTCAGGTCGTGCGCGCCAAGCTGGCCAACGGTCTGCGGGTTGTAATTGTGCCCGATCGGCTGGCCCCTGTGGTGACGACGGAAATCAATTATCTGGTGGGCTCGGCAGAAGCCCCCAAAGGCTTTCCCGGCACGGCCCATGCGCTGGAACACATGATGTTCCGTGGCAGCAAGGGGTTGGACAAGGACCAGCTTGCTGCCATTGGCACCCGTCTGGGTGGCAGCTACAACGCGGATACGACTGAGGATGTCACGCAGTATTTCTACACAGCCCAGGCCGATGACCTCCCCGTACTGCTGAAGATCGAAGCCCTGCGGATGAACGGGCTGACCCTGTCCGAGGCTGACTGGCAGAAAGAACGTGGCGCGATCGAGCAGGAAGTGGCGCGTGACCTGTCCAGCCCTGCCTATCGCTATCTGGAGCAGTTGCAGGCTATCCTGTTTGCAGGCACGCCGTATGAGCATGATGCCCTGGGCACCCGGCCATCTTTTGACAAGACAACAGCCGCCGACCTGCGGGCGTTTTATAAAAAATGGTACGCCCCCAACAATGCCATCCTGATCATCGCCGGGGATGTTGACCCGGTAAAGGCGCTGCAACTGGTGCAGGATACGTTTGACAGTATTCCCGCCCGCACCCTGCCTGCACGTCAGGCCGTGGCTCCTGTGCCACCACCCGCCCGGACGCTGTCCCTGACCACGGATTACCCTGTCGGGTTTGCCACATTAGCCTTCCCCATGCCGGGCTATTCCGCTAAGGATTTTGCAGTGGCGGATATCCTGTCCGATGTGCTGTCCAGCCAGCGGGGCGCGTTGTATGACCTGGTGCCACAGGGGAAAGCTCTGTTTGCTGGGTTTGAATATGCGCCCAAGAAGGAAGCCGGTTTTGGTCTGGCTCTGGCGGCTTTCCCCAAAGGGGGAGATTCTGCAAAGGCCATGCAGGATATACGCGGTGTGCTGGAAACGCTGCGTAAACAGGGTGTGCCTGCCGATCTGGTAGAAGCTGCCAAAAAGCGTGAAATTGCCCAGTTGCAGTTTGCAGCTAACTCGGTCAGCGGCCTGGCATCCTTGTGGTCGAATGCTCTGGCGTTCCAGAACCTGAGTTCCCCCGGTGATATGGTTGCGGCCTATCAGGCGGTTACTCCAGAACAGGTCAACCAACTGGCTGCCCGCCTGCTGGACCCCGCCCATGCTGTTTCCGCCGTGCTGACACCGGAAACATCGGGCCAGCCTGTATCGGGCAAAGGCTTTGGCGGGGCAGAAAGCTTTGCCACAGCACCTGACAAGCCCGTGGCCCTGCCTGAATGGGCAGACAAGGCTCTGGCCCGGCTGGAGGAACCAAAACCCACCCCCATGCCCGCGACCAGCACATTACCCAATGGGCTGACACTTGTTGTATGGCCATCGCACGTCAGCCATACCATTCAGCTTGCCGGGCAGGTACGGCAGACCCCCTCCCTCCAGCAGCCCAAGGGGCAGGATGGGGTAAGCGATATTACCGAAGCCCTGTTCTCTTACGGCACCACCACGCATGATCGTCTGGCCTTCCAGAAAGCACTGGATGACATTCCGGCGTGGGAAAGTGCAGGGAGTGGTTTTTCCCTGCGTGTTCTGACCCCGGATTTTGAAAAAGGTGTGGCGCTACTGGCGGAGAATGAACTGCACCCGGCTTTCCCTGAAAAGGATTTTGCCGTTGTGCGGGTGCAGTCGGCTCAGGCTCAGGCGGGGGAACTGGCCTCCCCCGGGCATCTGTTCAGCCGTGCGGTCAAGGCGGCTATCCTGCCAGCCAATGACCCGGCCCTGCGTGAAGCAACGCCGCAGAGCATTATGAAAGTATCGCACGAGGATGTCCGCCATTACTACCAGCAAGCCTGGCGGCCTGACCTGACAACCATTGTCGTAACCGGCGATATTACCCCTGAGAAGGCTCGTGCGGTTATTGAAAAGGAATTTGGAGGCTGGAAAGCTGAAGGCCCGACACCCGATATTACCTTGCCAGCCGTGCCGCTCAGCCGGGCGTCCCGTGCGGTCGTGCCGGATAAAAGCAGCGTGCAGGACGAGGTTGTTCTGGCGGAAACCCTTGGCCTGACACCAGCCCAGCCCGACCACTTCTTGCTGCAACTGGGCAATGAAGTGCTGGGCGGAGGGCTGTTCTCCTCCCGCCTGTATCGTGATCTGCGGGTCAAGACCGGGTATGTCTATTCCGTAGGGAGTGCGTTTGAATGGGGTCGCACACGCGGCATGTATAGTGTCAACTTTGGCGCAGACCCCGACAAGGTGGGCAAGGCACGCAATGCGGCCCTGCATGACATTAAAGCCATGCAGCTTGCCCCGCCTTCTGCCGAGGAACTGGCTCTGGCCAAAGCATCGCTGCTGCGGAGCATCCCGCTGCAACGCGCCAGCCTGGACAGGATTGCCTCACAATACCTCTATCTGTCCGATCTGGGGCTGCCGCTGGACAATGCAGACCGGGCTGCCCATGCTTATTATGGCGCAACCGGGGCCGAGGTGCAAAAGGCCTTCCAACACTGGATGCGGCCTGATGATCTGGCCAGCATTGTCAAAGGCCCAACACCCACCTGGTAA
- a CDS encoding NUDIX hydrolase has translation MTHSPALPRVGVLSIVRRDASFLLVRRAKAPDAGLWGFPGGKVEAGETLLDAAQRELLEETALTSHATTILPCFDSLHYAADGSLAFHYVIVPVRCVEPDGPTQQAHAGDDALEARWFSLEDISHLGARASKRLYSLSRRIIHDEAPDLLPTQTTAP, from the coding sequence ATGACCCATAGCCCTGCCCTGCCCCGTGTCGGAGTCCTGTCCATTGTCCGGCGGGATGCCAGTTTCCTGCTTGTGCGCCGCGCCAAAGCCCCGGATGCCGGGTTATGGGGCTTTCCCGGTGGCAAGGTTGAAGCAGGGGAAACCCTGCTGGACGCCGCCCAGCGTGAATTGCTGGAAGAAACAGCTCTGACCAGCCACGCCACCACCATTCTGCCCTGTTTTGACAGCCTGCATTACGCCGCCGATGGCTCACTGGCCTTTCATTATGTGATTGTGCCTGTCCGCTGTGTGGAGCCTGATGGCCCCACACAACAGGCCCACGCGGGGGATGATGCGCTGGAAGCACGCTGGTTCAGTCTGGAAGACATCAGCCATCTTGGCGCACGGGCCAGCAAGCGGCTGTACAGTCTAAGCCGCCGGATCATCCACGACGAAGCCCCCGACCTGCTGCCCACCCAGACTACTGCGCCCTGA
- a CDS encoding glycosyltransferase, with protein MLSGGQQDWTVFDAAWYFKRYQDVLTVLGVAGPQDCEAFYTAHGTVLRHSPNPYFDEDWYLTRYPHVASAVVAGLHASGFDHYCTTGLLTHNPHWLFDEQFYARPLAGQASGGHHDYRNGYDHYLRVGDGQCLAGSWFFDPTLALASGVERQGQLGPYSAYVSMVAPQRQAGSPLSVYFDPAWYVQAYPDVAQQIAGGVWRCALHHYLANETPTHYNPNAIFSEAFYASVNCDVAEALADGRFRNAYEHFLTFGLKELRRPSASVDLEAYSHHTSVRQDLEQGGCRDIFAHYVLHGGKPTQDHTFLQESEGVARALYQEMCRIKAPLILADRLDFSTGSPDLSVIMVAHNLFAMTLVALSSLRANYAGGIQVILVDSGSTDGIRQIEKYVRGLDIVRFDGNIGFLLGCNAALEKVSSPITLYLNNDTELLPGAIANMLARFQSEPGTGAVGGKLIRTNGLLQEAGSIVWRDGSVQGYLRDQHPGVPEANFVRSVDYCAGAFLAVRTDALRQLGGFDTRYAPAYFEDTDLCLRVHAMGLDVVYDPAIVIMHYEYGTSGLISGASMIARNQVLFRTTHAAYLRSKSLKNDRMTIRARSCAGVRGHILFVEDRMPCRFLGAGFARSNDIVHAMVELGYQVTIYPVFISDDTRDEVCRAFPDRVEIMHGRDMAGLEEFLKDRAGYYDTLWIARTHNIDRLAPILQNCADTLAGCTIVLDTEAIATPREYARRVLYGQAGEQSEAEALRHELRHLFMVDQLVAVADYEKDVLKESGFQNISVLGHQQRVRGGQPGWAARQDILFLGALHDEQSPNMDSLRWFVAEVLPLLAPLLPEGVRVSICGYVGPDVDLSAFRQNPAITVLGRVDQVGPVYDRHRVFIAPTRYAAGIPFKLHEAAAHGLPSVVTDLLARQVGWTPGQDLLCAAASDPQAFAQCVAQLYNDSAVWHRVRDNARERIQREHSPQDYRTRLAAILAPSGRSSLGGQQVGGFVVDDPAA; from the coding sequence ATGCTTTCAGGCGGACAACAGGACTGGACGGTTTTTGATGCCGCCTGGTACTTCAAACGGTATCAGGATGTTCTGACTGTGCTGGGGGTTGCAGGGCCGCAAGACTGCGAGGCTTTTTATACAGCCCACGGCACGGTGCTGCGACACTCCCCCAACCCCTATTTTGATGAAGACTGGTACCTGACCCGCTATCCGCATGTTGCCAGTGCGGTTGTGGCAGGCCTGCATGCCAGTGGCTTTGACCATTACTGCACCACTGGCTTACTGACCCATAACCCACACTGGCTGTTTGATGAGCAGTTTTATGCCCGCCCCCTGGCAGGGCAGGCCAGTGGCGGGCATCATGACTATCGCAACGGGTATGACCATTACCTACGGGTGGGGGATGGGCAATGCCTTGCCGGGTCGTGGTTTTTTGACCCCACACTGGCCCTTGCCAGCGGTGTGGAACGGCAAGGGCAGCTTGGGCCTTACAGCGCCTATGTCAGCATGGTGGCACCCCAAAGGCAGGCTGGATCGCCTTTATCTGTCTATTTTGATCCCGCTTGGTATGTGCAGGCATACCCAGATGTCGCACAGCAGATTGCCGGGGGGGTATGGCGGTGCGCCCTGCACCATTATCTGGCGAATGAAACGCCTACACATTATAATCCGAACGCGATTTTCTCTGAAGCATTCTATGCCAGTGTGAACTGCGATGTCGCAGAGGCTTTGGCGGATGGGCGTTTTAGAAATGCGTATGAGCATTTTCTGACATTCGGCCTTAAAGAATTACGCCGCCCCTCGGCCAGCGTTGATCTGGAGGCTTATAGCCACCATACCAGTGTGCGGCAGGATCTGGAGCAGGGGGGCTGTCGCGATATTTTTGCTCATTACGTGCTCCATGGCGGAAAACCAACGCAGGACCATACATTTTTACAGGAGAGCGAAGGCGTCGCCAGGGCGCTCTATCAGGAAATGTGTCGGATCAAGGCGCCGTTAATTCTGGCTGACAGACTGGATTTTTCAACCGGGAGCCCGGACCTGAGCGTGATTATGGTCGCCCACAACCTGTTTGCCATGACACTGGTGGCGCTGTCGTCGTTACGGGCTAATTATGCTGGGGGTATTCAGGTTATTCTTGTCGATTCCGGCTCAACTGACGGCATACGACAGATAGAAAAATATGTGCGTGGGCTTGATATCGTACGATTTGACGGGAATATCGGGTTTCTGCTGGGCTGTAATGCAGCGCTTGAGAAAGTATCCTCCCCTATTACGCTGTATCTGAATAACGATACCGAACTTCTGCCCGGTGCCATTGCCAATATGCTTGCCCGCTTTCAGTCTGAACCCGGCACAGGAGCTGTGGGGGGTAAGCTGATCCGCACCAACGGGCTCTTGCAGGAGGCAGGCAGCATTGTCTGGCGTGACGGTTCCGTGCAGGGGTATTTGCGTGACCAGCACCCTGGTGTGCCAGAGGCCAATTTTGTGCGCTCGGTTGATTATTGCGCCGGGGCATTTCTGGCGGTGCGGACCGATGCGCTGCGGCAACTGGGTGGGTTTGATACGCGCTACGCTCCTGCGTATTTTGAGGATACAGACCTGTGCCTGCGGGTGCATGCCATGGGGCTGGATGTTGTTTATGATCCTGCCATTGTCATCATGCATTATGAATATGGGACATCGGGCCTGATTAGCGGGGCATCCATGATTGCCCGTAATCAGGTTCTGTTCCGCACGACGCATGCGGCGTATCTCCGCAGCAAGAGCCTGAAGAATGACCGCATGACCATTCGGGCCCGTTCATGCGCCGGGGTGCGGGGGCATATTCTGTTTGTGGAGGACAGAATGCCCTGTCGCTTTCTGGGGGCAGGCTTTGCCCGCTCCAACGATATTGTGCATGCCATGGTGGAGCTTGGCTATCAGGTCACGATTTATCCTGTTTTCATATCGGATGACACACGCGATGAAGTCTGCAGGGCATTCCCAGACCGAGTGGAGATCATGCATGGGCGGGATATGGCAGGGCTGGAGGAGTTTCTGAAGGACCGCGCCGGATATTATGACACGCTATGGATTGCCCGCACCCATAATATTGATCGTCTGGCCCCGATACTGCAAAACTGCGCTGATACACTGGCAGGGTGCACCATAGTGCTGGATACGGAGGCCATTGCCACCCCCAGGGAGTACGCGCGGCGTGTCCTGTATGGGCAGGCGGGCGAACAGTCAGAGGCTGAGGCTCTGCGGCATGAACTGCGGCATCTGTTCATGGTGGATCAGCTTGTGGCTGTAGCTGACTATGAAAAAGATGTTTTGAAAGAGAGTGGTTTTCAGAACATCTCTGTTCTTGGTCACCAGCAGCGTGTTCGTGGCGGGCAACCCGGCTGGGCCGCACGGCAGGATATTCTGTTTCTGGGGGCGTTGCATGATGAGCAGTCCCCCAACATGGACTCACTCCGCTGGTTTGTGGCGGAGGTGTTGCCACTGTTGGCTCCCCTGCTGCCAGAGGGTGTGCGGGTGAGCATATGCGGTTATGTCGGGCCGGATGTGGACCTGTCGGCCTTTCGCCAAAACCCCGCCATCACAGTGTTGGGGCGGGTTGATCAGGTTGGGCCGGTTTACGACCGGCACCGGGTTTTTATAGCCCCGACCCGTTATGCTGCGGGTATTCCCTTTAAACTGCACGAGGCCGCCGCCCATGGTTTACCCAGTGTGGTAACAGACCTGCTGGCCCGACAGGTCGGCTGGACACCGGGGCAGGATCTCTTGTGTGCGGCTGCATCCGATCCGCAGGCGTTCGCACAGTGTGTGGCACAGCTTTATAATGACAGCGCCGTGTGGCACCGCGTGCGTGACAATGCCCGCGAGCGTATCCAGCGCGAGCACAGCCCGCAGGACTATCGCACACGGCTGGCGGCTATTTTGGCCCCATCAGGGCGCAGTAGTCTGGGTGGGCAGCAGGTCGGGGGCTTCGTCGTGGATGATCCGGCGGCTTAG
- the uvrB gene encoding excinuclease ABC subunit UvrB: MGASKTSSSAARGRKRGSLSERAASLPAVTFVPEQQSPRPRLRRMEVVSEYDPAGDQPQAIAELVRGVEAGERDQVLLGVTGSGKTFSMAKVIEATQKPTLILAPNKTLAAQLYGEMKQFFPNNAVEYFVSYYDYYQPEAYVPRSDTYIEKDSQINEQIDRMRHAATQALLERNDVIIVASVSCIYGIGSVETYSRMVVKLELGGQIDRDKLIKSLVELQYRRNDAAFARGAFRVRGETVDIFPVQNEDRAWRVSLFGDEVDGIVEFDPLTGEKTADLQEITIYANSHYVTPRPTLNQAIIGIKQELREQLAQFTAATKLLEAERLDQRTTFDLEMLETTGVCKGIENYSRYLSGRKPGDPPPTLFEYLPQDALLIVDESHVTVPQIGGMERGDHARKSILSEFGFRLPSCLDNRPLNFAEWDTFRPQTIFVSATPGPWEMERTGGVFAEQVIRPTGLIDPVTIVRPVEHQVDDLLAECRTTIGKGGRVLVTTLTKRMAEDLTDYMNEAGIRVRYLHSDVDTLERIEIIRDLRIGAFDVLIGINLLREGLDIPECSLVAILDADKEGFLRSRTSLIQTIGRAARNVEGRVLLYADKMTDSLAFAIEETARRREKQVAWNEAHGITPQSVRKQISDIVSSVFEQDYVTVAPDQDMGVTDFVGKDLGAAIAGLEKRMREAAAELEFETAGRLRDEIKRLEALQLGLEPPPVATSAAGRQPMRRRGREEQVPRPLGPGGGGYDPKGGKGRRRKAAG, translated from the coding sequence ATGGGTGCTTCAAAAACGTCTTCTTCCGCCGCGCGTGGGCGCAAACGTGGGTCTCTGAGCGAGCGGGCGGCCAGCCTGCCCGCTGTAACCTTTGTGCCAGAACAGCAGTCCCCTCGGCCGCGTCTGCGGCGGATGGAGGTTGTGTCGGAATACGATCCCGCAGGCGACCAGCCCCAGGCTATTGCTGAACTGGTGCGCGGTGTGGAGGCTGGAGAGCGTGATCAGGTGCTGCTTGGCGTGACGGGCTCTGGCAAGACCTTCAGCATGGCCAAGGTGATCGAAGCTACGCAGAAACCCACGCTCATTCTTGCACCCAACAAAACACTGGCCGCCCAGCTTTATGGGGAAATGAAACAGTTTTTCCCCAATAACGCTGTGGAATATTTTGTCAGCTACTACGACTATTACCAGCCCGAAGCCTATGTGCCCCGGTCGGACACCTATATCGAAAAAGATAGCCAGATTAACGAGCAGATCGACCGTATGCGCCATGCGGCCACACAGGCGCTGTTGGAGCGTAACGATGTTATTATCGTGGCCTCGGTCTCTTGTATTTACGGTATTGGCTCGGTCGAGACGTATTCCCGCATGGTGGTCAAGCTGGAACTGGGGGGGCAGATTGATCGGGATAAGCTGATAAAAAGCCTGGTTGAACTGCAGTACCGCCGGAATGACGCCGCTTTTGCACGCGGGGCTTTTCGTGTGCGGGGTGAGACTGTCGATATTTTCCCCGTTCAAAACGAGGATAGAGCCTGGCGTGTTTCCCTTTTTGGGGACGAGGTCGATGGCATTGTGGAGTTTGACCCCCTGACGGGTGAAAAAACAGCCGACCTTCAGGAAATAACCATCTACGCCAACAGCCATTACGTTACGCCACGGCCGACGCTTAATCAGGCCATTATTGGCATCAAGCAGGAGCTGCGCGAGCAACTGGCCCAGTTTACCGCAGCGACCAAGCTGCTGGAGGCTGAACGACTGGATCAGCGCACCACCTTTGATCTGGAAATGCTTGAGACAACGGGTGTCTGTAAAGGGATTGAAAATTACTCCCGCTATCTGTCCGGCCGTAAACCGGGCGATCCGCCGCCAACCCTGTTTGAATACCTGCCGCAGGATGCGCTGCTGATTGTTGATGAAAGCCACGTCACAGTCCCGCAGATTGGCGGCATGGAGCGCGGAGACCACGCGCGCAAATCCATCTTGTCAGAATTCGGGTTTCGCCTGCCCTCCTGCCTGGACAACAGGCCGCTGAATTTTGCGGAGTGGGATACGTTCCGCCCCCAGACAATTTTTGTCAGCGCGACCCCCGGCCCGTGGGAAATGGAACGGACGGGAGGTGTTTTTGCCGAACAGGTTATTCGCCCGACGGGGCTGATCGACCCGGTCACGATTGTCCGCCCCGTTGAGCATCAGGTTGACGACCTGCTGGCTGAATGCCGGACCACTATCGGCAAGGGCGGGCGTGTTCTGGTCACGACCCTGACCAAGCGCATGGCCGAAGACCTGACCGATTATATGAACGAGGCAGGCATACGTGTGCGTTACCTGCATTCGGATGTGGATACGCTGGAACGGATCGAAATTATCCGCGACCTGCGGATCGGGGCGTTTGATGTGCTGATCGGGATCAACCTGCTGCGTGAGGGGCTGGATATTCCCGAATGTTCACTGGTTGCCATTCTGGATGCGGACAAGGAGGGTTTTCTACGCTCGCGCACATCCCTGATCCAGACCATTGGCCGCGCTGCCCGGAATGTGGAAGGTCGCGTGCTGCTCTATGCGGATAAAATGACGGACTCTCTGGCCTTTGCCATTGAGGAAACCGCCCGCAGGCGTGAAAAGCAGGTTGCCTGGAACGAGGCCCACGGCATTACGCCCCAGAGCGTGCGCAAGCAGATCAGCGATATTGTGTCCTCCGTGTTCGAGCAGGATTACGTGACTGTCGCGCCTGATCAGGACATGGGCGTGACCGACTTTGTCGGCAAGGATCTGGGGGCGGCCATCGCCGGGCTGGAAAAGCGCATGCGCGAAGCCGCAGCGGAGCTGGAGTTTGAAACCGCAGGCCGCCTGCGGGATGAAATCAAACGGCTCGAAGCCCTGCAACTGGGGCTGGAACCGCCCCCCGTTGCCACCTCGGCCGCAGGCAGGCAGCCCATGCGCCGCCGTGGGCGGGAGGAGCAGGTGCCCCGGCCACTGGGACCGGGCGGGGGCGGGTACGACCCCAAGGGCGGTAAGGGGCGGCGGCGCAAGGCTGCGGGCTAG